The following proteins come from a genomic window of Nostoc sp. ATCC 53789:
- a CDS encoding proteasome protein, whose protein sequence is MEPDKLGRFKEYGEFILRKIDSVPQHPSKQEDWVPASLDDCLLRLRSAAQKTVDLATSPVKIGVMGEFSSGKTLLLGSLIGYADALPVSENPTTGNVTAIHIIPQDDFATTQLSNFTVEYLSHEGVHECLRFMLGEAHKRTTAAGLPPIPVSKLNSGKDIISWCEEAWNSSNNLELRYLLRELVLFLRAYQAYGEVMCGGHYQIDATTAREGLQLIEQPMAIQNLKFEDLPPAHIRLPSPPQRLPTKLLQNSFPLIRRVDIDVKISREIWDFTGAAKFILIDFPGLGAANSGARDTFLSLRELAEVQTILVLLNGKSPGSDRANKIFTMMQQQRPGQDLKDLILVGVGRFDQLPLDSEGGERELDHLIEDSHLKEETVFQKLKVLQTTIDGAEAFTTQKDRIVLLSPLLGLAELAKRSTTVKAGSPDFLANLDYPDYLDRSKRLQDKWELLSERLLETDPRSNLGKQLGYFGQDGGLSKLRELIQTHVATHGLKQLYEDTRRAADVVSQQQDHLKDIIDEIHEQGIPTGDSPAFIELRFVVESLDKIYRNFQKDLGTEPLKDRRGVVVSDVVKDELTFRILNWNQWTLLFNKANNGAIALAESKGAAGKLFDRGNRVNTSLPTKSDDFYPVFEKTVKEVEDFARDRIHQAVVDLLNQLSNYVAPEREQLQVFFHPDMEQQIEEKFGFEDADLFYKLLLGCDPNEWKEAIISEISSKDKTVAPETIFPLARQDEKHNVGQIFDWAPEKSQGLSRSSNHQLLVLRLRDEITASASLHLVQYVSEVNQQINSEIAGILDQIIPSLQNLSKKETLLRYLAAGDLPPEIAIPTWLQIISELAAVSYLDDLR, encoded by the coding sequence GTGGGAAAACTTTACTTTTAGGCAGTCTAATCGGATATGCAGATGCTTTACCAGTCAGTGAAAACCCTACTACAGGTAATGTTACCGCAATACACATCATCCCGCAAGACGACTTTGCAACTACCCAATTAAGTAATTTCACTGTAGAGTATCTTTCTCACGAAGGCGTACATGAGTGTCTACGCTTCATGCTAGGGGAAGCCCATAAACGCACGACAGCAGCAGGACTTCCTCCGATACCAGTATCGAAACTCAACTCTGGCAAAGATATTATTAGCTGGTGTGAAGAGGCTTGGAATAGTAGTAACAATTTGGAGCTACGTTATTTACTTCGGGAGTTGGTATTATTTCTGCGGGCTTATCAAGCTTATGGGGAAGTGATGTGTGGTGGGCACTACCAGATTGATGCTACCACCGCCCGCGAAGGGCTACAACTGATCGAACAGCCAATGGCAATCCAAAATCTGAAATTTGAGGATTTACCGCCAGCGCATATCCGATTACCAAGTCCACCCCAAAGGCTACCAACAAAGTTATTGCAGAATAGCTTTCCACTCATCCGTCGCGTAGATATCGATGTGAAAATCTCACGGGAAATTTGGGATTTTACAGGTGCAGCTAAATTTATTCTCATCGACTTTCCAGGATTGGGGGCTGCTAATTCGGGAGCTAGGGATACCTTTTTGTCACTGCGGGAACTGGCAGAAGTACAAACAATTTTGGTATTGCTAAATGGTAAATCTCCCGGTAGCGATCGCGCCAATAAAATTTTCACTATGATGCAACAGCAGCGACCAGGACAAGACCTGAAAGATTTAATTCTTGTAGGTGTAGGTCGCTTCGATCAACTCCCCCTAGACAGTGAAGGTGGCGAAAGAGAACTTGACCATTTGATTGAAGATAGCCATTTAAAAGAGGAAACCGTTTTCCAAAAACTCAAAGTTCTGCAAACTACCATTGATGGTGCAGAAGCTTTTACAACCCAAAAAGACCGGATCGTTTTACTGTCGCCACTGTTGGGACTAGCTGAATTAGCAAAACGTTCTACTACAGTCAAAGCAGGCTCACCAGATTTTTTGGCTAACTTGGACTATCCTGATTACCTAGATCGGTCTAAACGCCTACAAGATAAATGGGAGCTATTAAGTGAACGGCTGTTAGAGACAGATCCCCGCAGTAATTTAGGCAAACAGCTAGGTTACTTTGGTCAAGATGGGGGACTTAGTAAGCTGCGGGAATTAATTCAAACCCACGTAGCGACTCATGGTTTGAAGCAACTGTATGAAGATACTCGCAGAGCAGCTGATGTTGTGAGCCAGCAACAAGATCACTTGAAGGACATCATAGATGAAATTCACGAGCAAGGCATCCCCACAGGAGACAGTCCCGCCTTTATCGAGTTGCGCTTTGTCGTCGAAAGCTTAGATAAAATCTACAGGAATTTTCAAAAAGATTTAGGGACAGAACCACTTAAAGATCGGCGCGGTGTTGTCGTCAGCGATGTAGTTAAAGACGAACTCACTTTTAGAATCCTCAATTGGAACCAGTGGACTTTACTCTTCAACAAAGCCAACAATGGAGCGATCGCTCTGGCAGAATCTAAAGGTGCAGCCGGAAAATTATTTGATCGAGGAAACCGTGTAAATACTTCCCTTCCAACTAAAAGCGATGATTTTTATCCAGTATTTGAGAAAACCGTTAAAGAAGTAGAAGATTTTGCCCGCGATCGCATTCATCAAGCAGTGGTAGATTTGTTGAATCAATTGTCAAATTATGTCGCCCCAGAACGCGAACAATTGCAGGTATTTTTCCATCCAGATATGGAACAACAAATTGAAGAAAAATTTGGTTTTGAAGATGCCGATCTCTTTTACAAATTATTACTAGGATGCGATCCTAACGAATGGAAAGAAGCAATCATCTCGGAAATCAGTAGTAAAGATAAAACAGTTGCACCTGAAACCATCTTTCCTCTAGCGCGTCAAGACGAGAAACACAACGTTGGTCAAATCTTTGACTGGGCACCAGAAAAAAGCCAAGGTTTATCTAGATCGAGCAATCACCAACTTTTAGTACTGCGGCTGCGAGATGAAATCACTGCTAGCGCTAGTCTTCATCTTGTACAGTATGTTAGCGAAGTTAATCAGCAAATTAATTCAGAAATAGCAGGCATTTTGGATCAAATTATTCCTAGTTTGCAAAACCTTTCAAAAAAAGAAACTTTGCTGAGATATTTGGCGGCTGGGGACTTACCACCTGAGATAGCGATTCCTACTTGGTTGCAGATTATTTCAGAACTTGCTGCTGTTTCTTACTTAGATGATTTGAGATAA
- a CDS encoding molecular chaperone, translated as MNPFQLNKYSEQEPSEKQQKRFPGWFALDFGTSNSTVTLFDPIEVPIAEILPKEQEMRLRDRLSQWLSSPASVALPDVSDDDWAKFITEISKNLEIDPRKLSEVFESDNKERFLEAIRQIELSLGNSERFRRAVSKKLYQIYHEVFRVPTLESQNLIPVVLDIDRRDTEIPSELEISQLGDLKLRMGREARDNRKKAIAQGTSSSLKEIISRFHHSPKRYFGQERSFSVILDGKEEIITANQLIQSAWAHLIELTEDYRQRAQRRFSEGTFLTAVVTYPTVAPPVVRKEVKEFVEQLGIDDVQTAYDEAVSVAIFFLWREFGGNLNIGIESFKTRCRQVGNKWSQNVLVLDIGGGTTDLALIELTLEDKTPTFADYEDRGLGGRYYKLTPKLLGSSGHLQLGGELITLRIFRLLKVAIADFLLTAVTTGDIESEKLEDLISSELNERFLEQGKFKSGSLLKCLDKENPEGDIAYKDALDTAEKILPTRWQQTPQRLQSFYILWDHAEAAKLKLGQKAPADNSLLTFTLSEQQISELLTQSAVKLQVKDPNSICVTLDNHQFERATVSGIKEAIGIAKGLMESRLRPDDLTKDSWNSQKVDWLILSGKTCNLDIVQRQIYQEFSKSPYFVWNPERITFVLEFTKLATSAGACYAEKLRRLRFDPEESKSLLRKGANQLEIDVKNLFYYLPCNFKRKTQSNDLLTIFKAGQELYQLAPWESVAKVRTAWQGIQLTNIIYRQDYEDGDLRLWGSFDGKNLMNKLGMQEAEFLKKIKVQFEIDQTLEFNVLLCQGNPHYLIDIPGIDLESVVSETSPLFADGKLNWNIAVEGLNKDLNDGDIAVNVIESATVDQPDAYHLVFEVGNDGSKLFQKFHYLRDGVTEPGIGLISNPLPPFPQTGQHTFYIYQTDAETNSKKWIRIGALSKPDVTTDYPCQYRVTLDDQGILRMHAGEVPYWTSNSQECLKEEGCIYIAELELQPNEVDKERDPFCGIH; from the coding sequence ATGAACCCTTTTCAACTCAACAAATATAGCGAACAAGAACCAAGCGAGAAACAACAAAAAAGATTTCCAGGATGGTTTGCTTTAGATTTTGGCACATCGAACTCTACAGTTACACTATTCGATCCCATTGAAGTGCCGATCGCAGAAATTCTACCAAAAGAACAAGAAATGCGGTTGCGCGATCGCTTATCACAATGGCTGAGTTCTCCCGCTTCAGTCGCTTTACCAGATGTCAGTGATGATGATTGGGCAAAGTTCATCACAGAAATTAGCAAAAACCTGGAGATAGATCCAAGAAAGTTGAGTGAAGTATTTGAAAGTGACAATAAAGAGCGATTTTTGGAAGCAATTCGCCAAATTGAGCTTTCTTTAGGAAATAGCGAGAGGTTTCGCCGTGCTGTCAGCAAAAAACTTTACCAAATTTATCATGAGGTATTCCGCGTCCCTACCCTAGAGTCGCAAAATTTGATCCCAGTTGTGCTGGATATCGATCGCCGCGATACGGAAATTCCCAGCGAGTTGGAAATTTCGCAGTTAGGGGACTTAAAACTGCGGATGGGTAGAGAAGCTAGAGATAACCGCAAAAAAGCGATCGCTCAAGGCACCAGCAGTTCTTTAAAGGAAATTATCAGCAGGTTTCACCATTCACCCAAGCGCTATTTTGGTCAGGAGCGATCGTTTTCGGTTATTTTGGATGGTAAAGAAGAAATAATTACCGCAAATCAACTGATTCAATCTGCTTGGGCGCATTTAATCGAGTTAACTGAAGATTACCGCCAACGCGCCCAACGTAGATTTTCAGAAGGAACTTTTTTGACAGCAGTTGTTACCTACCCCACCGTCGCCCCACCAGTTGTTCGCAAGGAAGTTAAGGAATTTGTTGAGCAATTGGGGATCGATGATGTCCAAACTGCTTATGATGAAGCCGTTTCTGTGGCAATATTCTTTTTGTGGCGAGAATTTGGCGGTAATCTGAATATTGGCATCGAATCATTCAAAACTCGTTGCCGTCAAGTAGGAAATAAATGGTCACAAAATGTCCTCGTTTTGGATATCGGCGGCGGAACCACAGACTTAGCTTTAATTGAACTGACTTTAGAAGATAAAACCCCTACTTTTGCTGATTATGAAGACCGGGGTTTAGGAGGACGTTACTATAAACTCACCCCCAAATTATTAGGTTCATCTGGTCATTTACAGTTAGGTGGTGAGTTAATCACGCTGCGGATTTTTAGATTATTAAAAGTTGCGATCGCAGACTTCTTGTTGACAGCAGTAACAACAGGTGATATTGAAAGCGAAAAGCTAGAAGATTTAATTAGCTCTGAATTAAACGAACGATTTTTAGAACAAGGTAAATTCAAAAGTGGTAGTCTTTTAAAATGTCTAGATAAAGAGAATCCAGAAGGTGATATTGCTTACAAAGATGCCCTAGATACTGCCGAGAAAATATTACCCACTCGTTGGCAACAAACACCCCAACGCCTGCAATCCTTTTATATCCTCTGGGATCATGCAGAGGCAGCTAAACTTAAACTTGGGCAAAAAGCACCAGCAGATAATTCTCTATTAACCTTCACACTTTCTGAACAACAAATTTCCGAACTGCTCACTCAAAGCGCCGTCAAATTGCAAGTCAAAGATCCAAATAGCATCTGCGTTACTCTAGATAACCACCAGTTTGAACGAGCCACCGTTTCAGGAATTAAGGAAGCGATTGGTATTGCTAAAGGATTGATGGAAAGTCGCTTACGTCCTGATGATCTCACCAAAGATTCTTGGAATTCCCAAAAAGTTGATTGGTTAATTTTGTCTGGAAAAACTTGTAATTTAGACATAGTGCAGCGCCAAATCTACCAAGAATTTAGTAAATCTCCATATTTTGTGTGGAATCCAGAACGAATTACCTTTGTGTTGGAATTTACCAAATTAGCTACCTCTGCCGGTGCTTGCTATGCCGAAAAACTACGAAGATTGAGATTCGATCCAGAAGAGTCTAAAAGCTTGCTGCGTAAGGGAGCCAATCAACTAGAAATTGATGTCAAAAACCTGTTTTATTATTTGCCTTGCAACTTCAAACGCAAAACCCAAAGTAACGATTTACTAACCATATTTAAAGCTGGACAAGAACTCTATCAACTCGCACCTTGGGAAAGTGTCGCCAAGGTTCGTACTGCATGGCAAGGAATCCAATTAACTAATATTATTTACCGTCAAGACTACGAAGATGGAGATTTACGACTATGGGGTAGTTTCGACGGCAAAAACCTCATGAATAAACTGGGAATGCAAGAAGCAGAGTTTCTGAAAAAAATTAAAGTCCAGTTTGAAATTGACCAAACCCTTGAATTTAATGTGTTGCTTTGTCAGGGAAATCCCCATTATTTAATTGATATCCCTGGCATTGATTTGGAATCGGTTGTTTCAGAAACATCACCGTTATTTGCTGATGGTAAATTAAACTGGAATATTGCCGTTGAGGGTTTAAATAAAGATTTAAATGATGGTGATATTGCCGTCAATGTTATTGAGTCGGCAACTGTCGATCAACCAGATGCTTATCATCTTGTGTTTGAAGTAGGAAATGATGGTAGTAAATTGTTCCAAAAATTTCACTATCTGCGTGATGGTGTGACAGAACCAGGAATTGGGTTAATTAGTAATCCTTTACCTCCCTTCCCACAAACAGGCCAACACACCTTCTATATTTATCAAACAGATGCGGAAACCAACAGCAAAAAATGGATACGAATTGGCGCACTCAGCAAGCCAGATGTGACAACAGATTACCCTTGCCAATATCGTGTAACTCTAGACGATCAAGGTATCCTACGGATGCACGCTGGTGAAGTACCTTACTGGACATCAAACAGTCAGGAATGCCTAAAAGAAGAGGGATGTATTTATATTGCTGAATTAGAATTGCAACCCAATGAAGTTGATAAAGAACGCGATCCATTTTGCGGCATACATTAA
- a CDS encoding high light inducible protein, which yields MADVKKTTPSVSQDPNALRWGFTPQSENWNGRFAMIGFLSAVALEVFSGQGILHFWGIL from the coding sequence ATGGCAGACGTTAAAAAGACTACGCCTTCAGTTTCACAAGATCCCAATGCTTTGCGCTGGGGCTTCACTCCTCAGAGCGAAAACTGGAACGGTCGTTTTGCAATGATTGGTTTTTTATCTGCTGTTGCGCTTGAAGTGTTTTCTGGTCAAGGGATTTTACACTTCTGGGGCATTCTATAG
- a CDS encoding cytochrome b/b6 domain-containing protein, producing the protein MPRSAPYQPLLLRILHGASGILVIAAIVTGFLVYNTYDRRFGKIPFPQIGDIQGIHGTFALFFLLILPAFALYSFHAGQKRLLQSDSLQQLTQVGKPIWWVSLQRLSNTLMLIAAILAVNSGRMMKEEWLPAGQLDHIWYSLHLSGWVVMVCCVAIHVLMSTKVGGAPLLLSMFLWKFRPEDSPVKWSSRFCGWLTSLQANFGAGMNNFMQNNFYLRIIEVIVLGGILTAFVLPIFFPGSES; encoded by the coding sequence ATGCCCCGTTCTGCACCTTATCAACCTTTGTTGTTGCGAATTCTTCACGGCGCGAGTGGAATTTTAGTTATTGCAGCAATTGTTACTGGATTTTTGGTTTACAACACTTACGATCGCCGATTTGGTAAAATACCATTTCCTCAAATTGGGGATATTCAGGGTATTCACGGCACTTTTGCATTATTTTTCTTGCTTATTCTCCCTGCTTTTGCCCTCTATAGCTTTCATGCTGGACAAAAGCGTTTGCTTCAATCTGATTCTTTGCAGCAACTAACCCAGGTTGGCAAGCCGATTTGGTGGGTTAGCTTGCAACGTCTATCAAATACTCTCATGCTCATCGCCGCTATTTTGGCTGTGAACTCTGGCAGGATGATGAAGGAAGAATGGCTTCCAGCAGGGCAGCTAGATCATATTTGGTACTCCCTTCACCTTAGTGGCTGGGTTGTGATGGTTTGCTGTGTGGCGATTCATGTTTTGATGTCTACCAAGGTCGGTGGTGCGCCGTTGTTACTCTCAATGTTTTTGTGGAAGTTTCGCCCAGAAGATAGCCCTGTTAAATGGTCTAGTCGTTTCTGTGGTTGGTTGACTAGCTTACAGGCTAACTTTGGTGCGGGAATGAATAATTTTATGCAAAACAATTTTTACCTCAGAATTATTGAGGTTATTGTGCTGGGTGGAATTCTGACAGCGTTTGTCTTACCTATATTTTTTCCCGGTAGTGAGTCATAG